The proteins below are encoded in one region of Hordeum vulgare subsp. vulgare chromosome 3H, MorexV3_pseudomolecules_assembly, whole genome shotgun sequence:
- the LOC123442536 gene encoding U-box domain-containing protein 32-like isoform X2 has translation MADSIFNAQAVPPSLVDLLPILRVAKEVEPGNFRVAYLCRLYVSEYAHRLDPTSSGAGVHQFKTLLLQTLERENMLTLKWRREHSDVREIEQFYLYYYEKFIKTFQNVDAVDKADREELAKLYQIAHVLFDALRSTALSVHAELDEATLETCMKIEEKNERYALDSILRHDPERTGLQHPEVLEMHHLIEENREVSAPNNMQLVDPKNNGVQHPEASWTYFFDTKTREISEGEGSNDSSTSDCIVSNDVFRARTDIKCGIPNVLDPIIHDGSAEPISIPLSLLQDITKIFADERKIGQGGFGVVYKGVLQNGYVAVKKLLNSQTIDDELFYRETNFLMSVKHKNIIRFLGYCANTENIAIKVDGSGKCGKYLYPEIRERLLCFEYISKGSLSNHLTDELSGLEWHIRYQTIKGICDGLQYLHKEKDIVHMDLKPDNILMDDLMVPKITDFGISKHLDGISQAVTRRCHMSLGYCAPEYLHRGQLSFKSDIFSLGVIIIDLVTGRKEDPDIENVLRRWRHRWNRSAKYPPLGYQQVTGCIEIAARCVSHDPKERPYILDIIRQLDELDCTSGHDDDANESTFSMISPYPWELLDIDPLELHFPFEAGKQILCLLQLSNPRDDYIAFYVQTSSVQYLIEPSKGIVPPQSKINVTITFQAQKMAPHRMMYKDEFVVRCTLVNQDLTTENVTEDMFDEESKVVDNQYMEEKKALRQGLISKKYKRSKKKPQLYKP, from the exons ATGGCGGATTCCATCTTCAACGCACAGGCAGTGCCCCCATCGCTCGTCGACCTCCTGCCCATCCTGCGTGTGGCCAAGGAGGTCGAGCCCGGCAACTTCCGCGTCGCCTACCTCT GTCGCTTGTACGTGTCCGAGTATGCGCATCGGCTGGACCCGACCTCCAGCGGCGCTGGAGTTCATCAGTTCAAGACCTTGCTTCTGCAAACTCTAGAGAGG GAGAACATGTTGACattgaagtggaggagggagcatAGTGACGTCCGAGAGATAGAGCAGTTTTACCTTTATTACTATGAAAAGTTCATCAAGACGTTTCAGAATGTAGACGCAGTTGACAAAGCTGACCG TGAAGAGCTCGCTAAATTGTATCAGATCGCGCATGTCTTGTTTGACGCCTTGAGATCCACCGCTTTGTCCGTACATGCTGAACTTGATGAGGCG ACTTTAGAAACGTGCATGAAAATTGAGGAAAAGAATGAACGGTATGCTCTTGACAGTATTCTGCGGCACGATCCTGAAAGAACTGGTCTGCAACATCCAGAG GTTTTGGAAATGCACCACCTAATTGAGGAGAACAGAGAAGTGTCTGCTCCTAACAATATGCAGCTGGTTGATCCTAAAAATAATGGTGTGCAACATCCGGAG GCTAGTTGGACCTATTTTTTTGATACGAAGACTCGAGAGATATCTGAGGGTGAAGGGTCAAATGATTCTTCAACATCAGACTGTATAGTGTCAAATGATGTTTTCAGAGCCAG gaCGGATATAAAATGTGGGATACCTAATGTACTGGATCCAATAATACATGACGGAAGTGCGGAGCCAATAAGTATACCACTATCACTGTTACAGGACATTACCAAAATTTTTGCTGATGAGCGAAAAATTGGTCAAGGTGGATTTGGAGTCGTTTATAAG GGAGTTCTTCAAAACGGGTATGTTGCTGTGAAGAAACTCTTGAACAGCCAGACAATCGATGATGAGCTGTTTTATCGTGAGACTAATTTTCTAATGAGTGTCAAGCACAAAAATATAATACGGTTTCTAGGTTACTGTGCTAatacagagaatattgccattaaAGTGGACGGTTCAGGAAAATGTGGGAAGTATTTGTATCCGGAGATTAGAGAAAGATTGCTCTGTTTTGAGTATATCAGTAAAGGAAGCCTTAGCAATCATCTTACTG ATGAATTAAGTGGACTTGAATGGCATATACGTTATCAAACTATAAAGGGAATTTGTGATGGTCTACAATATCTTCACAAGGAAAAGGATATTGTTCACATGGATCTTAAACCTGACAATATACTGATGGATGATCTCATGGTACCAAAAATTACAGACTTTGGTATATCAAAACATCTTGATGGAATATCACAAGCTGTTACTAGACGATGTCATATGTCACT AGGATATTGTGCTCCGGAATACTTGCACCGCGGCCAGTTGTCTTTCAAGTCAGACATATTTAGTCTGGGTGTTATAATTATAGATCTTGTAACTGGACGTAAGGAAGATCCTGACATTGAAAAT GTACTAAGAAGATGGAGGCATAGGTGGAATAGATCAGCCAAGTATCCACCATTGGGATACCAACAAGTTACTGGATGCATAGAAATTGCAGCACGCTGCGTGTCACATGACCCCAAAGAACGACCTTATATATTGGATATAATCCGCCAGCTCGATGAATTGGACTGTACAAGTGGGCACGACGATGATGCTAATGAATCTACATTTAGCATG ATAAGCCCTTACCCTTGGGAGCTGCTTGACATAGATCCGCTGGAGCTGCATTTCCCTTTCGAGGCAGGCAAGCAGATACTATGCTTACTTCAACTAAGTAACCCGAGGGATGATTACATTGCCTTCTACGTCCAAACGTCAAGTGTACAGTACCTCATAGAGCCGAGCAAAGGAATTGTACCACCCCAGTCCAAGATCAATGTCACCATAACATTTCAAGCACAGAAGATGGCACCGCATCGTATGATGTATAAGGACGAGTTCGTCGTGCGGTGCACACTGGTGAATCAGGATCTCACGACTGAGAACGTCACCGAAGATATGTTCGATGAAGAGTCAAAAGTGGTCGATAAT CAATATATGGAAGAGAAGAAAGCCCTGAGGCAGGGGCTGATAAGCAAAAAATACAAAAGGAGCAAAAAAAAGCCGCAGCTGTACAAGCCTTAG
- the LOC123442536 gene encoding probable serine/threonine-protein kinase PBL7 isoform X3, translating into MTKDVVNTIVNARTYGLVFLIWTLKTRYLMLKVRMILQHLTTWEVLEMHHLIEENREVSAPNNMQLVDPKNNGVQHPEASWTYFFDTKTREISEGEGSNDSSTSDCIVSNDVFRARTDIKCGIPNVLDPIIHDGSAEPISIPLSLLQDITKIFADERKIGQGGFGVVYKGVLQNGYVAVKKLLNSQTIDDELFYRETNFLMSVKHKNIIRFLGYCANTENIAIKVDGSGKCGKYLYPEIRERLLCFEYISKGSLSNHLTDELSGLEWHIRYQTIKGICDGLQYLHKEKDIVHMDLKPDNILMDDLMVPKITDFGISKHLDGISQAVTRRCHMSLGYCAPEYLHRGQLSFKSDIFSLGVIIIDLVTGRKEDPDIENVLRRWRHRWNRSAKYPPLGYQQVTGCIEIAARCVSHDPKERPYILDIIRQLDELDCTSGHDDDANESTFSMISPYPWELLDIDPLELHFPFEAGKQILCLLQLSNPRDDYIAFYVQTSSVQYLIEPSKGIVPPQSKINVTITFQAQKMAPHRMMYKDEFVVRCTLVNQDLTTENVTEDMFDEESKVVDNQYMEEKKALRQGLISKKYKRSKKKPQLYKP; encoded by the exons ATGACAAAAGATGTAGTGAACACAATAGTTAATGCAAGAACATATGGACTAGTTTTTTTAATATGGACACTCAAGACGAGATATCTGATGCTGAAGGTTCGAATGATTCTTCAACATCTTACAACATGGGAG GTTTTGGAAATGCACCACCTAATTGAGGAGAACAGAGAAGTGTCTGCTCCTAACAATATGCAGCTGGTTGATCCTAAAAATAATGGTGTGCAACATCCGGAG GCTAGTTGGACCTATTTTTTTGATACGAAGACTCGAGAGATATCTGAGGGTGAAGGGTCAAATGATTCTTCAACATCAGACTGTATAGTGTCAAATGATGTTTTCAGAGCCAG gaCGGATATAAAATGTGGGATACCTAATGTACTGGATCCAATAATACATGACGGAAGTGCGGAGCCAATAAGTATACCACTATCACTGTTACAGGACATTACCAAAATTTTTGCTGATGAGCGAAAAATTGGTCAAGGTGGATTTGGAGTCGTTTATAAG GGAGTTCTTCAAAACGGGTATGTTGCTGTGAAGAAACTCTTGAACAGCCAGACAATCGATGATGAGCTGTTTTATCGTGAGACTAATTTTCTAATGAGTGTCAAGCACAAAAATATAATACGGTTTCTAGGTTACTGTGCTAatacagagaatattgccattaaAGTGGACGGTTCAGGAAAATGTGGGAAGTATTTGTATCCGGAGATTAGAGAAAGATTGCTCTGTTTTGAGTATATCAGTAAAGGAAGCCTTAGCAATCATCTTACTG ATGAATTAAGTGGACTTGAATGGCATATACGTTATCAAACTATAAAGGGAATTTGTGATGGTCTACAATATCTTCACAAGGAAAAGGATATTGTTCACATGGATCTTAAACCTGACAATATACTGATGGATGATCTCATGGTACCAAAAATTACAGACTTTGGTATATCAAAACATCTTGATGGAATATCACAAGCTGTTACTAGACGATGTCATATGTCACT AGGATATTGTGCTCCGGAATACTTGCACCGCGGCCAGTTGTCTTTCAAGTCAGACATATTTAGTCTGGGTGTTATAATTATAGATCTTGTAACTGGACGTAAGGAAGATCCTGACATTGAAAAT GTACTAAGAAGATGGAGGCATAGGTGGAATAGATCAGCCAAGTATCCACCATTGGGATACCAACAAGTTACTGGATGCATAGAAATTGCAGCACGCTGCGTGTCACATGACCCCAAAGAACGACCTTATATATTGGATATAATCCGCCAGCTCGATGAATTGGACTGTACAAGTGGGCACGACGATGATGCTAATGAATCTACATTTAGCATG ATAAGCCCTTACCCTTGGGAGCTGCTTGACATAGATCCGCTGGAGCTGCATTTCCCTTTCGAGGCAGGCAAGCAGATACTATGCTTACTTCAACTAAGTAACCCGAGGGATGATTACATTGCCTTCTACGTCCAAACGTCAAGTGTACAGTACCTCATAGAGCCGAGCAAAGGAATTGTACCACCCCAGTCCAAGATCAATGTCACCATAACATTTCAAGCACAGAAGATGGCACCGCATCGTATGATGTATAAGGACGAGTTCGTCGTGCGGTGCACACTGGTGAATCAGGATCTCACGACTGAGAACGTCACCGAAGATATGTTCGATGAAGAGTCAAAAGTGGTCGATAAT CAATATATGGAAGAGAAGAAAGCCCTGAGGCAGGGGCTGATAAGCAAAAAATACAAAAGGAGCAAAAAAAAGCCGCAGCTGTACAAGCCTTAG
- the LOC123442536 gene encoding U-box domain-containing protein 32-like isoform X1: MADSIFNAQAVPPSLVDLLPILRVAKEVEPGNFRVAYLCRLYVSEYAHRLDPTSSGAGVHQFKTLLLQTLERENMLTLKWRREHSDVREIEQFYLYYYEKFIKTFQNVDAVDKADRLLSEELAKLYQIAHVLFDALRSTALSVHAELDEATLETCMKIEEKNERYALDSILRHDPERTGLQHPEVLEMHHLIEENREVSAPNNMQLVDPKNNGVQHPEASWTYFFDTKTREISEGEGSNDSSTSDCIVSNDVFRARTDIKCGIPNVLDPIIHDGSAEPISIPLSLLQDITKIFADERKIGQGGFGVVYKGVLQNGYVAVKKLLNSQTIDDELFYRETNFLMSVKHKNIIRFLGYCANTENIAIKVDGSGKCGKYLYPEIRERLLCFEYISKGSLSNHLTDELSGLEWHIRYQTIKGICDGLQYLHKEKDIVHMDLKPDNILMDDLMVPKITDFGISKHLDGISQAVTRRCHMSLGYCAPEYLHRGQLSFKSDIFSLGVIIIDLVTGRKEDPDIENVLRRWRHRWNRSAKYPPLGYQQVTGCIEIAARCVSHDPKERPYILDIIRQLDELDCTSGHDDDANESTFSMISPYPWELLDIDPLELHFPFEAGKQILCLLQLSNPRDDYIAFYVQTSSVQYLIEPSKGIVPPQSKINVTITFQAQKMAPHRMMYKDEFVVRCTLVNQDLTTENVTEDMFDEESKVVDNQYMEEKKALRQGLISKKYKRSKKKPQLYKP, translated from the exons ATGGCGGATTCCATCTTCAACGCACAGGCAGTGCCCCCATCGCTCGTCGACCTCCTGCCCATCCTGCGTGTGGCCAAGGAGGTCGAGCCCGGCAACTTCCGCGTCGCCTACCTCT GTCGCTTGTACGTGTCCGAGTATGCGCATCGGCTGGACCCGACCTCCAGCGGCGCTGGAGTTCATCAGTTCAAGACCTTGCTTCTGCAAACTCTAGAGAGG GAGAACATGTTGACattgaagtggaggagggagcatAGTGACGTCCGAGAGATAGAGCAGTTTTACCTTTATTACTATGAAAAGTTCATCAAGACGTTTCAGAATGTAGACGCAGTTGACAAAGCTGACCG TTTGCTCAGTGAAGAGCTCGCTAAATTGTATCAGATCGCGCATGTCTTGTTTGACGCCTTGAGATCCACCGCTTTGTCCGTACATGCTGAACTTGATGAGGCG ACTTTAGAAACGTGCATGAAAATTGAGGAAAAGAATGAACGGTATGCTCTTGACAGTATTCTGCGGCACGATCCTGAAAGAACTGGTCTGCAACATCCAGAG GTTTTGGAAATGCACCACCTAATTGAGGAGAACAGAGAAGTGTCTGCTCCTAACAATATGCAGCTGGTTGATCCTAAAAATAATGGTGTGCAACATCCGGAG GCTAGTTGGACCTATTTTTTTGATACGAAGACTCGAGAGATATCTGAGGGTGAAGGGTCAAATGATTCTTCAACATCAGACTGTATAGTGTCAAATGATGTTTTCAGAGCCAG gaCGGATATAAAATGTGGGATACCTAATGTACTGGATCCAATAATACATGACGGAAGTGCGGAGCCAATAAGTATACCACTATCACTGTTACAGGACATTACCAAAATTTTTGCTGATGAGCGAAAAATTGGTCAAGGTGGATTTGGAGTCGTTTATAAG GGAGTTCTTCAAAACGGGTATGTTGCTGTGAAGAAACTCTTGAACAGCCAGACAATCGATGATGAGCTGTTTTATCGTGAGACTAATTTTCTAATGAGTGTCAAGCACAAAAATATAATACGGTTTCTAGGTTACTGTGCTAatacagagaatattgccattaaAGTGGACGGTTCAGGAAAATGTGGGAAGTATTTGTATCCGGAGATTAGAGAAAGATTGCTCTGTTTTGAGTATATCAGTAAAGGAAGCCTTAGCAATCATCTTACTG ATGAATTAAGTGGACTTGAATGGCATATACGTTATCAAACTATAAAGGGAATTTGTGATGGTCTACAATATCTTCACAAGGAAAAGGATATTGTTCACATGGATCTTAAACCTGACAATATACTGATGGATGATCTCATGGTACCAAAAATTACAGACTTTGGTATATCAAAACATCTTGATGGAATATCACAAGCTGTTACTAGACGATGTCATATGTCACT AGGATATTGTGCTCCGGAATACTTGCACCGCGGCCAGTTGTCTTTCAAGTCAGACATATTTAGTCTGGGTGTTATAATTATAGATCTTGTAACTGGACGTAAGGAAGATCCTGACATTGAAAAT GTACTAAGAAGATGGAGGCATAGGTGGAATAGATCAGCCAAGTATCCACCATTGGGATACCAACAAGTTACTGGATGCATAGAAATTGCAGCACGCTGCGTGTCACATGACCCCAAAGAACGACCTTATATATTGGATATAATCCGCCAGCTCGATGAATTGGACTGTACAAGTGGGCACGACGATGATGCTAATGAATCTACATTTAGCATG ATAAGCCCTTACCCTTGGGAGCTGCTTGACATAGATCCGCTGGAGCTGCATTTCCCTTTCGAGGCAGGCAAGCAGATACTATGCTTACTTCAACTAAGTAACCCGAGGGATGATTACATTGCCTTCTACGTCCAAACGTCAAGTGTACAGTACCTCATAGAGCCGAGCAAAGGAATTGTACCACCCCAGTCCAAGATCAATGTCACCATAACATTTCAAGCACAGAAGATGGCACCGCATCGTATGATGTATAAGGACGAGTTCGTCGTGCGGTGCACACTGGTGAATCAGGATCTCACGACTGAGAACGTCACCGAAGATATGTTCGATGAAGAGTCAAAAGTGGTCGATAAT CAATATATGGAAGAGAAGAAAGCCCTGAGGCAGGGGCTGATAAGCAAAAAATACAAAAGGAGCAAAAAAAAGCCGCAGCTGTACAAGCCTTAG